GCCACATGCCGGCGACCGGCCGGCGCAGCCCGAGGCGGCATCCGGCCACGTCGAGCAACAGGGCTGGTCGAGCACCCGCTACTCGGTGGCCGCCGCCAACCCGCTGGCCACCCAGGCCGGGTACGGCGTGCTGAAAGCCGGCGGCAGCGCGGTCGACGCGGCCATCGCCGTGCAGATGGTGCTGGGGCTGGTCGAGCCGCAGTCGAGCGGCATCGGCGGCGGCGCGTTCCTGATGCACTGGGACGGCCGCCAGGTGCGGTCCTACGACGGCCGCGAAACGGCACCCGCAGGTGTCGACGACAAGCTCTTCCTGCAAGGCGACGGCCGGCCGATGGCCTTCCATGACGCAGCGGTCGGCGGCCGCGCGGTGGGAGTGCCCGGCACGCTGCGCATGCTTGAAATCGCTCACCGGGCGCACGGTCGACTGCCGTGGGCGGCGCTGTTCGAACCGGCCATCACGCTGGCCGAAAGCGGCTTCCGGGTCAGCCCGCGGCTGCACGCGCTGCTGCGAGGCGATCAGCACCTGCGCAAGGACATCACCGCAGCGCGTCAGTTCTACGCCGACGATGGGCAGCCCTTGCCCGTCGGCACGCTGCTGCGCAACCCCGCACTGGCGGCGGTGATGCGCACGGTGGCCGAGCACGGCGCCGACGCGTTCTACGGCGGCGCCATCGCTCGCAGCATCGTCGGCAAGGTGCAGGGCCACGCATCCAACCCGGGCCGGCTGAGTGCGCAGGATCTCGTCGATTACCGCGCCCAAGTGCGCGCGCCGCTGTGCGCCGATTGGCAGCGCTGGCGGCTGTGCGGCATGGGGCCGCCGTCGTCGGGCCAGATCGCGGTGATGCAGATCCTCGGCACGCTCGACCACGTCGTGCCGACCGCGGCCGTGCCGTTGCAAGACGGGATCCCGAGCGCCGACTTCCTGCACCTGTACACCGAAGCGTCGAAGCTGGCTTTTGCCGACCGGGCCCGGCACGTCGCCGACCCCGATTTCGTTGCCGCCCCCGCGGGGCGCTGGAGCAGCCTGCTCGATGCGAGCTACCTGCGCGAGCGCGCCGCGCTGATCGGACCGCAAACGATGCCGACCGCCCCGCCCGGCCAACCCGGAGGGCAGCGTTCCGCCTGGGCGGCGCAGCCGGAGCAGCCCGAATACGGCACCTCGCACATTTCGATCGTCGACGCGCAGGGCCAGGCGGTGGCGATGACGAGCACCATCGAGGATCAGTTCGGAGCCCGCCAGATGGTCGACGGCGGCACCGGGCTGCCGGGCGGGTTCCTGCTCAACAACGAGCTGACGGATTTCTCGTTCGCGCCCACCGACGCCCAGGGCCGGCCGATCGCCAACCGCGTGCAGCCCGGCAAACGGCCACGTTCGAGCATGAGCCCGACGCTGGTGTTCGACCGCGCCGGCGGCCAGCTGCAGATGAGCGCGGGCTCGCCGGGCGGTGCGCTGATCATCCACTTCACCGCCAAGGCGCTGCTCGGCACGCTGGCCTGGGGCCTGGACGCCCAGCAGGCCATCGCGCTGCCCAACTTCGGCACCACCGGCGGCCCGGTGCTGCTCGAAGCCGGGCGCTTTCCACCCGCCACACGGAACACCCTGAAGACGCGCGGCCACTCGGTCATCGAACTCGACCTGACGAGCGGCCTGCAGGCGATCGAACGACGTGGCGGCGGCTGGTTCGGTGGCGCCGATCCACGCCGCGAGGGCATCGTGATGGGCGATTGAGGCGGCCGGTCAGCGCCCCAGGACGGTTCGCTAGACTCGCGGCGTGATCCCCCAAGGCTTTATCCAGGACCTGCTCGCCCGCGCCGACATCGTCGCGGTGGTGGGCCGCAGCGTCCAGCTCAAGAAGACCGGCGCCAACTACAGCGGCCTGTGCCCGTTCCACGCCGAAAAATCGCCCAGCTTCACGGTCAGCGCGACCAAGCAGTTCTATCACTGCTTCGGCTGCGGGGCCAACGGCAACGCGATCGGTTTCCTGATGGAAGCCAGCGGCATGACCTTCGTCGACGCAGTGCACGAGCTCGCGCAGGAAGTCGGCGCAACGGTCCCGGAAGAAAACACCAGCCCCGAACAACGCGAGAAGGCCGCCCAGGCGCGCGCCCAGCAGCTCACGCTGACGGAGCTGCAGGCGCAGGCCGCGGCCCACTACCGCAAGCAGCTCAAGGCCAGCCCGAAGGCGATCGACTACCTCAAGCGGCGCGGTCTGACCGGCGAGATCGCGGCCCGTTTCGGCCTCGGCTACGCGCCGCCCGGCCACCACGGCCTGGCGAGCGCGTTTGCACGTTACGACGACCCGCTGCTGGTCGAATCGGGGCTGGTGATCCTCGACGAAGGCCAGGATCAGCGCCGCCACGAC
This portion of the Leptothrix cholodnii SP-6 genome encodes:
- a CDS encoding gamma-glutamyltransferase family protein; translated protein: MSSRRWAATVAACLGLAGCIGAPPPHAGDRPAQPEAASGHVEQQGWSSTRYSVAAANPLATQAGYGVLKAGGSAVDAAIAVQMVLGLVEPQSSGIGGGAFLMHWDGRQVRSYDGRETAPAGVDDKLFLQGDGRPMAFHDAAVGGRAVGVPGTLRMLEIAHRAHGRLPWAALFEPAITLAESGFRVSPRLHALLRGDQHLRKDITAARQFYADDGQPLPVGTLLRNPALAAVMRTVAEHGADAFYGGAIARSIVGKVQGHASNPGRLSAQDLVDYRAQVRAPLCADWQRWRLCGMGPPSSGQIAVMQILGTLDHVVPTAAVPLQDGIPSADFLHLYTEASKLAFADRARHVADPDFVAAPAGRWSSLLDASYLRERAALIGPQTMPTAPPGQPGGQRSAWAAQPEQPEYGTSHISIVDAQGQAVAMTSTIEDQFGARQMVDGGTGLPGGFLLNNELTDFSFAPTDAQGRPIANRVQPGKRPRSSMSPTLVFDRAGGQLQMSAGSPGGALIIHFTAKALLGTLAWGLDAQQAIALPNFGTTGGPVLLEAGRFPPATRNTLKTRGHSVIELDLTSGLQAIERRGGGWFGGADPRREGIVMGD